Proteins from one Planctomyces sp. SH-PL62 genomic window:
- a CDS encoding ArsR/SmtB family transcription factor: MKNARVSTPGLDDSARTLSAFADPVRLRLLNLLAGDLEEICVCHLHGALELPQPTVSRHLAYLRKHGLVVGRKEGLWVHYRLARAGSGLHRILLGCLGSCLGDPEIFDEDRRRLEGLLGCCGRS; this comes from the coding sequence ATGAAGAACGCACGAGTCAGCACTCCCGGCCTCGACGATTCCGCCCGGACCTTGTCGGCGTTCGCGGACCCCGTGCGCCTGCGGCTGCTGAATCTGCTGGCCGGGGACCTCGAGGAGATCTGCGTCTGCCACCTGCACGGGGCGCTGGAGCTGCCGCAGCCGACCGTCTCCCGGCACCTGGCCTATCTCCGCAAGCACGGCCTCGTCGTCGGTCGCAAGGAAGGGCTCTGGGTCCATTACCGGCTGGCTCGCGCCGGTTCCGGGCTGCATCGCATCCTCCTGGGTTGTCTCGGCTCCTGCCTGGGCGATCCCGAGATTTTCGACGAGGATCGAAGGCGGCTCGAAGGGCTCCTGGGCTGCTGCGGCCGCTCCTAG
- a CDS encoding ArnT family glycosyltransferase: MGQDAPERDATTASPPPKDGRRPAWIEPLALVAVCLALFLAGNARTGLWDRDEPRNAVAVHEMRGSGDWLFPTFNGEPRHHKPILAYWFMGAATAILGEGPAGMRLHSALAGTGTCLLVWMLGRRILGARAGFLAALMLAVSPIMVAESKLATTDALLTFWLTACQLCLWELARRGSRRIALTFWVLLALAMLTKGPVGPALLAVTAAFAWWWGCPVVEVWRRLEWRRGLLAFALLSGPWYVLMLVATRGDFVEVAVKQQFLQRLATGMEEHGAIPGYYGLMSTALFFPWSCLVPMGLLAAWRRRKVDPNLAYLVAWIVGPMILLECVQTKLIHYYLPAYPACALLAAWVVKGVDRQAVTLRRWPLGRLAQGMIAGIGVTAGVGMAAASAIAPAGLGLPLVACGLVVGLGTAASLLQLHRGETWRGAYGLAATVGLMMLLVSGWLIPRAEPLRVSRIVGERLAALKAETGLDPLLMQYQEPGVVYAYGRPIALTREASTLRERLDRQEAMITAVTPEEVVEFEKKFGVEFTRIEDVAGFNAAKGKAYRLHLAVVRKAKAPESTATGAVGEQPLVK; encoded by the coding sequence ATGGGGCAGGACGCTCCCGAACGCGACGCGACGACGGCGTCGCCCCCCCCGAAGGACGGCCGCCGTCCCGCCTGGATCGAGCCGCTCGCGCTCGTCGCCGTCTGCCTCGCCCTCTTCCTGGCGGGCAACGCCCGGACGGGCCTGTGGGACCGCGACGAGCCCCGCAACGCGGTCGCCGTGCACGAGATGCGAGGAAGCGGCGACTGGCTCTTCCCGACCTTCAACGGCGAGCCCCGCCATCACAAGCCGATCCTCGCCTACTGGTTCATGGGGGCCGCCACGGCGATCCTGGGCGAAGGCCCGGCCGGCATGCGGCTGCACTCGGCGCTGGCGGGGACGGGGACGTGTCTGCTCGTCTGGATGCTCGGCCGTCGCATCCTGGGCGCCCGCGCCGGGTTCCTGGCGGCGCTGATGCTGGCCGTCTCGCCGATCATGGTCGCCGAATCGAAGCTGGCGACGACCGACGCCCTGCTGACCTTCTGGCTGACGGCCTGCCAGCTCTGCCTCTGGGAGCTGGCCCGTCGCGGCTCGCGGCGGATCGCGCTGACGTTCTGGGTCTTGCTCGCGCTGGCGATGCTCACGAAGGGGCCGGTCGGCCCGGCCCTGCTCGCGGTCACGGCCGCGTTCGCCTGGTGGTGGGGCTGCCCGGTCGTCGAGGTCTGGAGGCGGTTGGAGTGGCGGCGCGGGCTGCTCGCCTTCGCCCTCCTGAGCGGCCCGTGGTACGTCCTGATGCTGGTCGCCACCCGCGGCGATTTCGTCGAGGTGGCCGTCAAGCAGCAGTTCCTCCAGCGGCTCGCGACCGGGATGGAGGAGCACGGGGCGATCCCCGGCTATTACGGCCTGATGTCGACGGCCCTGTTCTTCCCCTGGTCGTGCCTGGTGCCGATGGGGCTGCTCGCGGCCTGGCGGCGGCGGAAGGTCGATCCCAACCTGGCCTACCTCGTGGCCTGGATCGTCGGGCCGATGATCCTCCTGGAGTGCGTCCAGACGAAGCTGATCCATTACTATCTCCCGGCCTATCCCGCCTGCGCGCTGCTGGCCGCGTGGGTGGTCAAGGGGGTGGACCGCCAGGCGGTGACGCTGCGGCGATGGCCCCTGGGAAGGCTGGCGCAGGGGATGATCGCGGGGATCGGCGTGACGGCCGGGGTGGGGATGGCGGCGGCCTCCGCAATCGCCCCGGCGGGGCTCGGCCTGCCGCTGGTCGCCTGCGGCCTGGTCGTCGGCCTGGGGACGGCCGCGAGCCTGCTGCAACTCCACCGCGGGGAGACCTGGCGGGGGGCCTACGGGCTGGCCGCGACCGTGGGCCTGATGATGCTCCTGGTCTCCGGCTGGCTGATCCCCCGCGCCGAGCCGCTGCGGGTCTCGCGGATCGTCGGCGAGCGGCTGGCGGCGCTCAAGGCGGAGACCGGGCTCGACCCGTTGCTCATGCAGTATCAGGAACCGGGCGTCGTCTACGCGTACGGCCGGCCGATCGCCCTGACTCGCGAGGCGTCCACGTTGCGGGAGCGGCTGGATCGCCAGGAGGCCATGATCACGGCCGTCACGCCCGAGGAGGTCGTCGAGTTCGAGAAGAAGTTCGGCGTCGAGTTCACGAGAATCGAGGACGTGGCCGGCTTCAACGCGGCCAAGGGGAAGGCGTACCGGCTCCATCTGGCCGTCGTCCGCAAGGCGAAGGCCCCGGAGTCAACGGCCACGGGGGCGGTCGGCGAGCAGCCGCTCGTAAAGTGA
- a CDS encoding glycosyltransferase family 4 protein gives MKIVHVITRLILGGAQENTLLTVEGLHHRYGDDVTLITGPAEGPEGDLFRRAEERGLKVELTPNLIRAVNPATDWKAYRELRRSFRRLRPDVVHTHSSKAGIVGRAAAWKEGVPAVVHTIHGLPFGPFESAARNRLYIALERWAARRCHAIVSVCDSMTRQALAAGVGRPEQFSTVYSGMDADAFLNPPRPRDEVRRELGLAPEHVAFATVARLFELKGHDDLIAVAPAILRANPNVRFVWIGDGILRDRLIADLESRGIRDAFLLTGLVPPDRIPELLSASDAVIHPSLREGLARVLPQSLLVGRPAISYDVDGAREVVTPETGVLLPPRDLEGLAAAVIRLAADPALREALGREGRRRFADQFRHETMTTQLRSLYERLLADRPRGR, from the coding sequence ATGAAGATCGTCCACGTCATCACCCGGCTGATCCTCGGCGGCGCCCAGGAGAACACGCTGCTCACCGTCGAGGGGCTCCACCATCGATACGGCGACGACGTGACGCTCATCACCGGCCCGGCGGAAGGCCCGGAGGGCGACCTCTTTCGGCGTGCGGAGGAGCGGGGGCTTAAGGTCGAGCTGACGCCCAACCTGATCCGCGCCGTGAACCCCGCGACCGACTGGAAGGCGTATCGCGAGCTGCGGCGGTCGTTCCGTCGGCTCAGGCCGGACGTCGTCCACACCCACAGCTCGAAGGCGGGGATCGTCGGCCGGGCGGCGGCCTGGAAGGAGGGGGTTCCGGCGGTCGTCCACACGATCCACGGGCTGCCGTTCGGGCCGTTCGAGTCGGCGGCGCGGAACCGGCTCTACATCGCGCTGGAGCGGTGGGCGGCGCGGCGGTGCCACGCGATCGTCAGCGTGTGCGACTCCATGACCCGGCAGGCGCTGGCGGCGGGCGTGGGCCGTCCCGAACAGTTCTCGACCGTCTACAGCGGCATGGACGCCGACGCCTTCCTGAACCCGCCGCGCCCCCGCGACGAGGTCCGGCGCGAGCTTGGGCTGGCCCCGGAGCACGTCGCCTTCGCGACCGTCGCCCGGCTGTTCGAGCTGAAGGGGCACGACGACCTGATCGCCGTCGCCCCGGCGATCCTCCGCGCGAACCCGAACGTCCGCTTCGTCTGGATCGGCGACGGCATCCTCCGCGACCGCCTCATCGCCGACCTGGAGTCGAGAGGGATCCGCGACGCCTTCCTCCTCACCGGCCTGGTCCCCCCCGACCGGATCCCGGAGCTGCTCTCGGCCTCGGACGCGGTCATCCACCCGAGCCTCCGCGAAGGGCTGGCGCGGGTGCTGCCGCAGTCGCTCCTGGTCGGTCGGCCCGCGATCAGCTACGACGTCGACGGGGCCCGCGAGGTCGTCACGCCCGAGACCGGCGTCCTGCTGCCGCCTCGCGACCTGGAGGGCCTGGCCGCCGCCGTGATCCGGCTCGCCGCCGACCCGGCGCTCCGCGAGGCCCTCGGCCGGGAAGGCCGACGGCGGTTCGCCGACCAGTTCCGGCACGAGACGATGACGACGCAGCTCCGCTCACTTTACGAGCGGCTGCTCGCCGACCGCCCCCGTGGCCGTTGA
- the truA gene encoding tRNA pseudouridine(38-40) synthase TruA, translating to MRNIKLTISYDGTDFHGWQRQPELRTVQSVLDEAIERLNGGKRPNTNASGRTDAGVHALGQVVHFLTAARHRPDVFLKALNAILPPDVRVLAAAEVPQAFHATLDARSKRYRYRIDNGQYASPFELRYAWHIFHRLDVDAMNRAASALLGRHDFRSFETDWPNRLSSVRTIYDVVASRHGDLVHIEVEADGFLYNMVRSIAGTLSLVGTGKRPEGWVGEVLRAENRVEAGPTAPARGLFLHHVNYDRPPEKASRP from the coding sequence ATGCGCAACATCAAGCTCACGATTTCCTACGACGGCACGGACTTCCACGGATGGCAGCGCCAGCCCGAGCTGCGGACCGTGCAGTCGGTTCTGGACGAGGCGATCGAGCGGCTCAACGGCGGGAAGCGGCCGAACACCAACGCCAGCGGTCGCACCGACGCCGGGGTCCACGCGCTGGGCCAGGTCGTCCACTTCCTGACCGCGGCGCGGCACAGGCCGGACGTCTTCCTGAAGGCACTCAACGCGATCCTGCCGCCGGACGTCCGGGTGCTGGCGGCGGCCGAGGTCCCGCAGGCCTTCCACGCGACGCTCGACGCCCGTTCCAAGCGCTACCGCTATCGGATCGACAACGGCCAGTACGCCAGCCCGTTCGAGCTGCGGTACGCCTGGCACATCTTCCACCGGCTCGACGTCGACGCCATGAACCGGGCCGCCTCGGCGCTGCTGGGCCGGCACGACTTCCGCAGCTTCGAGACCGACTGGCCCAACCGCCTCAGCTCGGTGCGGACGATCTACGACGTGGTCGCGAGCCGGCACGGCGACCTCGTCCACATCGAGGTCGAGGCCGACGGCTTCCTCTACAACATGGTCCGCTCCATCGCCGGGACCCTGTCGCTGGTCGGGACGGGGAAACGGCCCGAGGGCTGGGTCGGAGAGGTCCTGCGGGCCGAGAACCGCGTCGAGGCCGGGCCCACGGCCCCCGCGCGCGGGCTGTTTCTGCACCACGTCAATTACGACCGCCCGCCGGAGAAGGCCTCGCGCCCATGA